The nucleotide sequence tacgcacacattttattttatatTATGTATGCAAACAGTGGCTTCACTTGATTCAAACATGCTACAAACCTTTAACATCGGATGTGCCGGGTCAGTATATGTTGGGGTGACATCACCAAACTATTACTCAGATGTTTTTCTGGCCGGTCAAATAATGACTATTTTAGATTGTTCCAGGAATGAGGCTATTACGGTTGCATGCAAAGAAGACCAAAGTAGCAACATAGGACATGGACACAAGGATTCGGCTCCGGAGCTCATCTGCTCCCTGGCATGAAAGTAAacttatataaatattagaattttaaaaaatatgaatGTTTTTGGCATGAAATATGTTCGAGTGCGTGATATCCGTGCCAAATTTGGCGGTGTGTGGACATCTAAGTAGCTCTCATGAAAAACATGAGGGCTTTAAGAAAGTACACTGTTCACGCACTATTTGGACAAATTTTATACTTTTCTCCAAGGATCCTTAGATGTCCGAATACGAAGAGATTTTACCCATAAATCATGCATTTTAGTGTCCTTGTTGACGAAAAaacagttttttttatttttagttttttagtgTTCATAAGTAAATGTTTTCAAAGGACATCTCCTTTGGTAGCTTTTTAAAAGGTGTGTTTGTGGAAAATTAGAACAGAATAAATCATGCATTgaattggtgtgtgtgtgtgtgtgtgtgtgtgtgtgtgtgtgtgtgcgcgtgtttgtgtgtgtgttgaaaacTGGAACAGATGCGTGTTTAATGACATATAGAACACTATAATAAACCTATTTTGAAATTAGACTCAAACACCTCTCGAGTTGGTTTTTAAAGTAGAACAGTGCATTTTAAAGACGAAACAAACATAGGGGGAGAAATCTATTTGAAAATTGGACTAAAAAACCTCTCAAGTTCGTTTACAAAGTCGAGCAGTGCATTCCAATGATGAAACAAACACGGTGTGAGTAATCTATTAGATACTCATTCGTGAATCATGATATACGCTTCTCTTCGCGGGCAACTATTGTTGCTTAGGTTTCCTCATGATGTGGGTCCTTAATTAACACTAGGGATTGGGGCCCGCCATTGCGGGCCGCTTGAGAGGAAGTTGTGCGCACCTCACCTTCATCTCGAAATTATAAAAAACATTCTCGCCTCACGCGGACATCACATCcatcccaaaaagaaaaaaaaagcctaGAAAAACTTTTCTCGAAAAGAAAAATGGAAAAGTCTCACAACCATttagaaaaaactaaaaaaaataaaaaactttcTCACCGTAACCAACCCGCATGCGCCAAGTGGCGTAGCTAGTTGGCTACCGTTATAGCACTCCTTAATGGGTTTAATGATGCCTTCCTTGTTTTCTATGACAACAAGTTTTGTTTGGCATTGGTGAGCGAGAAGTGATGATGGTGGCGCGCCTTCGGCCCGTTCCTGTGCATCTTGTCTATGGACCTAGAAGTATTGGTGTTTTTAGTGCTACcatgacagttgatgaatagatcggaagtttttccCACGCAAAAAACATACTATGCATGTTGTATTTGCTGACAAACTCTTTATGTCCATGCATATCATTTTGATGTGCAACATAATATGGATCTCTTCTGTTCTTCTCTATTGGTAATCTAAACCACCCGTTTTCTATTGGCTTATTagtataggattttttttaaaatatgccAATATTCAATTAACAAATATGCCTAATTTATAATTAATGAGCTTTAATTTATAACCAATATATAAGATATGCCCCAATTGTCAAAATCCATGATATCTGAGCCTATATTTGGATACGAGTAATTGCTTGCATTAATCATGGGTCCAATTGCCTAAATTCCACATGCTCCCCACAACTTTAAATTCTGATGATCATGGCTATTCTTTGCTGAATGAGTTTGATATCTCGGTAGGAACAAAACAGCTTCCTTCCCTTGATCGCCTATCGAAGTTCTAAGGAAGACGACTACCGAAGTAAAAGGTATTTCCTCAAGCAGTTCATCAAGTAATATTTATACAGTTTTGGTCTAATTATCCCATGATCTTTAACTTCAAAAGTTAGGCACGGATTCTCCATGACACGTGTGATGGAATGAGTAGATACACGTATAAAGTAGTGTTTCGTCGTTTTGCTTGAGAGATGGCTAGCATCTTGCTATAAGGTAAGCTAATCTTCCAAAGGTAAAATATTGGAGACAAAATAGATCTGATAATATTCATAGATCTGATTGTATTATTGTGCATATGATGCTATTATTTATGGTTAATATGATTTCCCACACGTAGTACATTTTAATATCTCACTTCTATAACTTGTAGGAGTAATTGGTGCTCAGTATTATTGTACGTAGGTCCTCCTTATCTAAATATACCACATATATTGGATCTGTAGATAGATCCAAATGTATATATAGATAGGTATAGTTATCTGGATAAAAATAAAAGAACATGATGGGATGAGAAAGTAATAGTTTTGCATTACTATGTAGACATAgttgttttcaaaaaaaattaagtaATCAGCCGAAGGTAATCATGAATATACCATCGTGAAGTCAAGAATGTATGTCAACTACATCATCTTTAAAGTCTACATGATTGCATCCAGATCGGTGTCGGAAACTCCTATGGACGAATTTAAATTATTTTTAAAGTGAAGTACCATCCGACTAATGTGGGCACAAAAACCTAAATGTAGTTGGAGATGTAGTTTCTTGTATGACGTTTCCTTCTATGTGGTTCATTTTTCACTTCTACATGTTTTTTTAAATATTAGTTTACTGCTGCCTTTAACTCTATATAGGGGAATAAACATTTTGTTTCCCAACACCAGATCACCATGGACGGGGAGTGGCCGCAATACAACAGTGTTGTGCTCAATGATCTTGACCCCTTCATGACAAGTGAACACAACCACCTATTGCAGCACGACCATGGTGATGAGACATATGGTCTACTTGGAGCCACTGCCAACGTGGGAATGATTGATGATACCAATGTTGTTGCTGGAAACGAAGGAAACAACAATGGAGAAACCTACAGTCAACAGAGGATGGAGAGAAGGCGTACCAACTATCACCGTCTCCGCATAGAACAGATCCAACAACTTGAAGCGTACAATACATACTCAATCATTTTTTCTTACCTACCGAAGATGATGTTTACTAATGCATTTCCATTAACGTCATCTGTAGTGTCTTCCGGGAAATCCCTTATCCAGATGAGAAACTCCGGAAGACCCTTAGTGAGAGGCTTGGCATGAGTGCCCAACAGGTCAAGTTCTGGTTCCAAAACCATCGCAGCAATAGTAAGGTAAATACTATTCTTCTCCATGCTGAATAACATGAGATGTCGCCACATGGGTCAACTAAGACATGCAGTTATGCAGATTTTTGCGGTTAATTAGTACAAACTCCAATGAACAAAGTAGCATTGTTTTTCATCTGAACTCACAATGCCACGGGTGAGTATTTTTGGCGCTCTCGCTCAATGGAGAGAGAATTTTAAAAATAATACAAAATTCAGTTTTTTAGATTCAAAAATATCTGAAGATCAGTTCATAAGTAACTATATAGATGTGTGTAAAACTTCATTTTGAAATACATTTTGATGTGAGCTGTACGAAAAATCatgtactttaatagtgaagagtACATATGCTAGACAtacattttttttgctatttttgcgTAACCATCTTTAAAATGTATTTCACCACGTACCTTTACACAAAACTAGTATTCATCGATGGGTATGTGCATATTATGTTCATGACTTTTTTGTATTCGAATAATATGatttttgaatttttaaaatttGAGACTACATGAAGCTCGAGCTCCACTAGAAAATTCTACAATTTACTACTATGTTACCCTCGTGAACATGGGGTCATACTCTTATAATAACCGCTGAAATGATGCATTCGTGAAATTAATAAATACAGGGCAAGACACAAAGGCGGGAGACCAACACTCTTCATTTAGAGAACCAGATGCTAAAATCTGATAGGCAAGCCATCATGTTGGCTATGGAAAATAGCACTTGCCTCAAATGCAGAGGGGCGGTTGTTCAAACTCAGGACACCTCAGAGCGCCAACGCTTGTTCAAGGAGAATATGAAGCTCAAGGAGGAACTTAGGCTTGCCACGACGCATCTTAAAGAGGGTCTCCAACAAAATGGAATGTGGCCCCGATTGACCCGCAACTAACCACACCGTCTTTGGTTGTTTCCAACGTAATCCTGTCGCATGAACGCTAGTTTTGCTTGATTCCTAGGCATGCAAATAATGCATCATGTTGTGTGTGTATGCGCATGACTTGGATGCTTGTTTATTTCTTTTCGTAGGCTATCATGGTTGCTTCGTGGGATGTCACGAGATATAGCAATCATGGCAACAATGTATGGGTTGTGGAGTGAGTGGTTTTGGGATGGCATTGCCGTGAAGCTCAGTCCAGTGCCCATCTTTATATCTTCGAGTTTTTATCCAAACAGATCAAGTAGAGTCAAAATAattaaaaaggagaagaagaataataaAAGCAGCATGTTGAATGTCACGCCAGAATTTTGTATGTCGTCTAACATTTCTTCACGTAAATATTTCATTTATTGAGACACGTTTGTCAATGATCCTTTTTGTCAATGAAAAATGATATTTGAGCATTGATCACGTTCCGGAGCCATTGTGGGAAGTGGATCGCAATTGTCATCTACCTCACAAACTCCCCGGTATAAGCACTTGTAGAGTCATGCGCGGAGCAGGATGAAGAGGACCCGTAGTGAGCTACAGGTAGTGCAATATTTCGTGAAGAATCCCATGGGATCCTATCTTGTTTTGGATGGTCATATTGAATGTTTCACACACTGCCAATAAAATTACACTTTGTACGTATGTAGAAAGGTTACCACTATGTTCAAAATTCTGATACTTAGCTTTGCTTATCTTACTGCAGCTGTCGACGAATGTAGTAACGACGACCCTTGTCCTTTGGAATGCACTTGTCACAGTAGCATTGGAGGATACCAATGTGCTTGCTGAGTAGGAAAAAAACAGCAAGTCAATACTTGCAGCCCAGATATTGTCTTTATACTAGGTAACACAAAGGGAAATGAGATTTTATCTATCCCTTGACCTTCAAGTAAATTGATATTTGCTTTTGTTTAATGTTTCAATATATTTCAGTGCCTTAGCTCGTAATTGTCCTAGATGAGTTCTGAGATTTTACCACATAAGAAATAAGCCATACCGTGTGAGTTATTTGCCTAAACATGTAATCATGTACATGCGATGCACGTAGATATTAGACAAGATAGTAATTGCATTAGTCAATAGTATTAGGTAGATATTAACTGCACATTGATATTAGCCGGGACATAATTACTTGATTGGCACTAGCACCGATATTAGGTATGCTATTATTAGAGGACAATGGTGTAAAGCATGTTTAGAGCTAAACCAGGTTGAACGCTTGAGATTAGTTTGATATCCGCAACTTTCCCTTTTTGTATTGGTATAGATGATGCAAGAAGGAAATGTATGGCTTGCAGCAGAGCTAATTTCCATAAAATTTATGCAATCTACCCTTTCCTTTCTAACGTGACAAAAgaacgcgcgcgcgcgcacgcacacacacacacacacacacacacacacacatatatatatatatatatatatatatatatatatatatattcatttgTTTATTTTGTTGTGTTTGCAAGTGTGCATTCATTATGTCAAGTTGATAGCAAGTGTGTTTAGTTCAATACGAATAAGATCATCAACTCATAGTGTAATGCTTGTGTAACTTGTGTTATCTATCTATAGTCAATTCTCCTCAATTGGAACTTTGTTTCCACCAACAATTGATCTCTTTCCTACATCCATATTACCATTGGTCCTAATTACTTTTTGTTGTCCCGTTGTTGAGATGGAGTATCTCTATATGACCCAATTCATGACCATCTAACTCTGAGTATGTATATTAAATTTTAACGAGGACGCCACGGTCGAGTGGCCCGCTCGTGGCTCGTTCGGCCTTGTCACATGTCTGGTTGACAAATCGTCTGTCCAGTTCGAACTTTGAACGAGCCCCAAACAGGACCGGCAAAACGAGTTGACCACTGCCGCTGTTCATCGTTGTTGTGGCCACCGGCAACCCCTGGGTGAACTACCATTTCTCCAAGCACACCGCCGTGTCGCCGACGTCCTCTCTGCTTGGTGATTTTTTTCAGAATGCCACCTACACGATGCATGCATCCTCCCTTTCCCAACCACAACCGGCGACTGTTGCCGACGTCCTCCCTGCTTGGTTAATTTTTTCAGAATGCGCCTACACGACGCATGCATCCTCCCTttcccgaccaccgccgccgtctgTCGCCATCAACTTTGTTGCAGTGGTTGCTTCCCCTGCGTCGCTGACGTTTAAAGAGTGCACGCGGTGACCATATGGACActtcccctctccttcctctcctccatgtGCCATGTATCATATTGCCATCATGTACGCCTCTCCTGTCTGTAGTTGTTGCGCGTCCGGTGCTGCCAATCATGACCGTGGCATCAACCCCGATCACCGCATGCGGGCTAGCAAGGTCCTTCCCTCTGTCTTGTGCCTCCCTGTCTAGCTACCGCCACTCGTCACACAAGGTAATTAAAGGTAGACACAACACATGAAGGGCATGTGCACACGGCGCACACTTGTGAACACACATGAATGGCACACGCATGTGGGGCATACAGACATAGGGAACACACAcaactcttctggtgtccttgcCTAATTAGGTTACTAGGTCTTCTTTGCTTAATGCATGGTTGAGGCTCTAGACCTTTtggctttgttagggtttgtgcccGGCTCAGGAAggcaagacggcggcggctccctgaagatggaataaaggtctggtcgcctagcccccgttccggtgatgcgtctagcatcatcggtgggcATGTGGAGGTTTGCGTCCtacggatctatctttggtggatttgctcggatctgttggTAGTTTGTCTTCGTTTGTGTGTATTCAAGTTGGATCCTTTTGAATTATATTCTTTATCTGCAGAGGTTGATGTTCTGGTGCGTTgtttctatggggccttagcacgagaACTTCCTGACTGGCTACTACAACaatggcgcgccttcggctcgcttcagtgcttgtagtcatcgctaggtgatcAACGtatcttgatgtaatttttattatttctagtattcgttgtactaccatgattgaagatgaatagtttggaagtttttcccgcaaaaaaaggctACTCTAAGGGACACACCGCTTGGAAGATAAACAAATAGTGCTAGGTCCTTCTGCCTTCAGTGCCAATGCTTTTCCAAACTCAAGAAAGTACACTTAGAGCATATCCAATAAATGATGTATTTTACATAACCAAATTGTGGTTTTACTAAAATATACATCACATACAGCGCATTTTTATGTCACCAAAAACCTCCAACTCCAATAGATGTTGTCAAAATAGCCACATAGTACCTGCTCCACAATTTTGTTATCTCCGGCGTCGCCAGAGACAAAGCTAGAGCACACCAAACAGGAGCTGCCGGCGACACCGGCGAAGGAGCAGCAGCAGCCGCCACGGCCGCCTTCATCTTCTTCGTTTGGGATAAAGCTATAGCGGGGTCGCGCGGTGGCCGCTTCGAGCCGCCACCGCATGGTTTGGTTGCTGCTGCCTTCTTTTTCGCTGACTGCTCCAGTCCTATGCCGGCAGCGGGATGAGGGGCTACAAATTCAAGATGTAATATGGTGGAGTCATCATGGTGGCCGCATTGGCGGGACCGGCGACATACatggtggccggcggcggcgggcgacggcacGGGATAGTCAAGCGTGAAG is from Triticum aestivum cultivar Chinese Spring chromosome 1B, IWGSC CS RefSeq v2.1, whole genome shotgun sequence and encodes:
- the LOC123085397 gene encoding homeobox-leucine zipper protein ROC4-like, translated to MDGEWPQYNSVVLNDLDPFMTSEHNHLLQHDHGDETYGLLGATANVGMIDDTNVVAGNEGNNNGETYSQQRMERRRTNYHRLRIEQIQQLEAVFREIPYPDEKLRKTLSERLGMSAQQVKFWFQNHRSNSKGKTQRRETNTLHLENQMLKSDRQAIMLAMENSTCLKCRGAVVQTQDTSERQRLFKENMKLKEELRLATTHLKEGLQQNGMWPRLTRN